One Maribacter cobaltidurans genomic window carries:
- a CDS encoding multidrug effflux MFS transporter gives MQNENVKPNFEFVALMASLMSIVALTIDALIPAISDIGIAINSLDPPRNQLLIIMIFLGLGVGQLFFGPISDSLGRKPIVYMGFAVFGVASIICLLAPNLEIMIVGRILQGVGLSAPRTISISIIRDTYRGDYMAKIMSFVTAFFILIPVVAPAFGKFIMSFSGWEGIFYAQLFFAFLVCVWFFKRQEETLKPEYKVPFKTAVFVKGTKEIFKYRETVSCTIISGLITGSFLVYLSSAQHVFEELYGLADSFPLIFAGLAISIGFSTLTNGTLVLRFGMRNLSFVALSSFTLIALLYSFLFWGKPDPSVSVLIAFLSILFLCLGFIWGNLRAIAMEPIGHIAGIGAAITGFVSTVLSIPISIFIGQFITNSVWALFAGLGICGLISVILFVAFKTRPLFASNRAYQ, from the coding sequence ATGCAAAATGAAAACGTAAAACCCAACTTTGAATTTGTGGCCTTAATGGCCTCGCTGATGTCAATCGTTGCGTTAACCATCGATGCACTTATACCTGCAATTTCGGACATTGGAATAGCCATAAATAGTTTGGACCCCCCCAGAAACCAATTGTTGATTATTATGATTTTCCTAGGTTTAGGGGTAGGGCAGTTGTTCTTTGGGCCTATTTCCGATAGCTTGGGAAGAAAGCCTATTGTGTATATGGGGTTTGCCGTTTTTGGGGTGGCCAGCATTATTTGCCTTTTGGCACCTAATTTGGAAATAATGATTGTTGGTAGAATACTTCAAGGTGTGGGGCTTTCCGCTCCGCGTACCATAAGTATTTCTATTATTAGGGATACGTATAGAGGGGATTATATGGCGAAAATTATGTCATTTGTTACGGCGTTTTTTATTTTGATACCGGTTGTTGCACCAGCTTTTGGGAAGTTCATTATGAGTTTCTCCGGATGGGAAGGTATTTTTTATGCCCAATTATTTTTTGCGTTCCTGGTCTGTGTCTGGTTTTTTAAAAGGCAGGAAGAAACTTTAAAACCGGAGTATAAGGTGCCTTTTAAAACTGCAGTATTTGTTAAAGGCACCAAGGAAATTTTTAAATATAGGGAAACCGTTTCCTGTACCATAATTTCAGGATTGATTACAGGCTCTTTTTTGGTTTATTTGAGTTCTGCGCAACACGTCTTTGAGGAGTTATACGGTTTGGCCGATAGTTTCCCCCTCATCTTTGCGGGGTTGGCCATTTCCATTGGCTTTTCAACTTTGACTAACGGAACCTTGGTCCTTCGTTTTGGTATGCGTAACCTTTCCTTTGTGGCGCTTTCTTCCTTTACTTTAATAGCCTTGTTGTATAGTTTTCTGTTTTGGGGAAAGCCAGACCCTAGCGTATCGGTATTGATTGCCTTTCTTTCTATACTTTTTCTATGTTTAGGCTTTATCTGGGGAAATCTAAGGGCTATTGCCATGGAACCTATCGGGCATATTGCGGGAATAGGAGCTGCCATCACCGGATTTGTGTCCACGGTACTATCCATTCCCATCTCAATATTTATCGGACAGTTTATTACAAATTCCGTTTGGGCCTTATTTGCCGGATTGGGTATTTGTGGATTGATTTCAGTGATCCTGTTCGTTGCCTTTAAAACAAGACCACTGTTTGCTAGCAATCGTGCCTATCAATAA
- a CDS encoding glycoside hydrolase family 3 protein — translation MKELPPFEIAKTRLSPLEKIGQFFMPAAFINDTEEEIQALETLIRDYGIGGICFFHSRASAATNFEGKKEVIRNEESFETLKSLIKRYQSASKYPLFIAIDAEWGLAMRIENTPQYPYAITLGAFSGKEELIYEVGKNIAQDCLAAGIHWNLSPVVDINNNPNNPVIGYRSFGDDREQVTKKALAYIKGTESLGALTSIKHFPGHGDTSVDSHLGIPVIDKSKKELLENELYPFQKIISEGIDAIMVGHLSIPALANGKDTPASISREIITDFLRGQMHFKGVVISDALNMHAVSKNYSVPGELEWLAFHAGNDILCFAEHVKEGIETIAKNSTEKQLEETFERVWKLKEKAMGNPNQDKFTKLSKSEELNRKIAKESITLYKGSEEDIEDFDQKTFCTLTFQRSKKSSSPEEILSFLTEATQEIKNEKNILLLLTPPKVKPANHFGFLKAEIDFINTLLEEKNVVLYHFGNPYSLKLFDIKKSLATVLVYQDFTEFQDMATEHFLGKIKANGKLPVSLT, via the coding sequence ATGAAAGAACTGCCACCTTTTGAAATTGCCAAAACTAGATTAAGTCCCCTGGAAAAGATTGGACAGTTCTTTATGCCGGCGGCATTCATCAATGACACGGAAGAAGAAATACAGGCCCTGGAAACCCTGATAAGGGACTATGGCATTGGGGGTATCTGTTTTTTTCATTCCAGGGCCAGTGCGGCAACCAATTTCGAGGGGAAAAAAGAGGTCATCCGAAATGAGGAAAGTTTTGAAACCCTTAAATCCCTGATAAAGAGATATCAGTCGGCATCCAAATACCCCCTATTTATTGCCATAGATGCAGAATGGGGCTTGGCTATGCGAATCGAAAATACACCTCAGTATCCTTATGCGATTACTTTAGGCGCATTTAGTGGAAAGGAGGAACTTATCTATGAAGTTGGGAAGAACATTGCCCAAGACTGCTTGGCAGCAGGCATACATTGGAACCTTTCCCCAGTGGTGGACATCAACAACAATCCCAACAACCCCGTGATTGGATATCGGTCTTTTGGTGACGATAGGGAGCAGGTCACAAAAAAAGCGTTGGCCTACATAAAGGGAACCGAAAGTCTTGGGGCATTGACCAGTATCAAACATTTTCCCGGACACGGGGATACTTCGGTGGATTCCCATTTGGGGATTCCAGTTATTGATAAATCGAAGAAGGAACTTTTGGAAAATGAACTCTATCCCTTTCAAAAAATAATATCAGAAGGAATCGATGCAATTATGGTGGGACATTTGTCCATTCCGGCTTTGGCGAACGGCAAGGATACACCCGCAAGTATTTCCCGTGAAATTATTACCGATTTTTTACGGGGCCAAATGCATTTCAAGGGAGTAGTTATTTCCGATGCCCTAAATATGCATGCCGTTTCAAAGAATTATTCGGTGCCCGGTGAACTGGAATGGCTCGCCTTTCATGCCGGAAACGATATCCTTTGCTTTGCCGAACACGTTAAAGAAGGTATTGAAACCATTGCAAAAAACAGTACGGAAAAACAGTTGGAAGAAACCTTTGAACGGGTATGGAAGCTCAAGGAAAAGGCCATGGGGAATCCAAACCAGGACAAATTTACTAAACTATCCAAAAGCGAAGAATTGAACAGGAAAATTGCCAAGGAGAGTATTACACTCTACAAAGGGAGTGAAGAAGATATAGAGGATTTCGACCAAAAAACTTTTTGCACACTTACATTTCAGCGCTCCAAAAAGAGCTCTTCACCTGAAGAAATTCTTTCTTTTTTGACGGAGGCAACACAGGAAATTAAAAATGAGAAAAATATTCTTTTGCTCCTGACTCCGCCCAAGGTAAAACCTGCAAACCATTTTGGTTTCCTAAAAGCCGAAATCGATTTTATCAATACCCTACTTGAGGAAAAGAACGTTGTGCTCTACCATTTTGGAAATCCATATTCATTGAAACTTTTTGATATAAAAAAATCCTTGGCCACCGTATTGGTCTATCAAGATTTTACCGAATTTCAGGATATGGCCACGGAACATTTTCTAGGAAAAATAAAGGCGAATGGAAAACTTCCGGTATCCCTAACTTAA
- a CDS encoding MFS transporter — MAEKDKGAWGWVPILYFTQGLPYVLVVTVSVIMYKQLGVSNSDIGLYTSWLYLPWVLKPLWSPLVDLKSTKRKWFLSMQFVIAVALLGVGLSIPTNMFFITTLACFWMAAFASATNDIASDGYYMLGLTEKKQSFFVGMRSTFYRLAMVTGEGLIVILAGFLENKYGDNSKAWSITMIAAAVLMLLLSISNVLVTPKYESEKANIAEKPKSFLEVFSTFFQKKNIGIALAFILTYRLGESQLVKMAAPFMLDSTEKGGLGYSTELIGTIFGTAGVIMLSFGGILGGILISRDGLKKWMFPMVLSLNLPNIFYAILAVTKTTHVVPVTATVMFEKFGYGFGFAAFLMYLIYIAEGKSKTSHYAIATGFMALGMMLPGMISGYVQQWLGYDGFFIWVVIAALPSLILLKYITYPAEFGKKTND, encoded by the coding sequence ATGGCAGAAAAAGATAAGGGTGCTTGGGGATGGGTCCCTATTCTATATTTCACGCAAGGTCTCCCCTATGTGTTGGTGGTGACGGTTTCGGTAATCATGTACAAACAATTGGGCGTTAGCAATTCAGACATTGGACTGTATACCAGTTGGTTGTATCTACCCTGGGTGTTGAAACCGCTTTGGAGTCCCTTGGTCGATTTAAAAAGTACAAAGCGCAAATGGTTTTTGTCCATGCAGTTTGTTATTGCCGTCGCATTATTGGGTGTGGGCCTTAGCATTCCTACTAATATGTTTTTTATCACAACATTAGCCTGTTTTTGGATGGCCGCATTTGCATCGGCGACCAATGACATAGCTTCCGATGGGTATTATATGTTGGGCCTGACTGAAAAAAAACAATCCTTTTTCGTAGGGATGCGAAGCACCTTTTACCGTTTGGCCATGGTTACGGGAGAAGGATTGATAGTCATTTTAGCCGGATTTCTAGAAAACAAATATGGAGACAACTCAAAAGCATGGAGCATCACTATGATTGCGGCGGCCGTTTTAATGCTATTGCTATCCATATCCAATGTATTGGTAACCCCAAAATATGAATCGGAAAAGGCCAATATAGCCGAAAAACCGAAAAGCTTTTTGGAAGTATTCAGTACCTTTTTTCAAAAGAAAAATATAGGTATCGCTTTAGCCTTTATCCTAACATACAGGCTCGGGGAATCCCAATTGGTAAAGATGGCGGCCCCATTTATGCTCGATAGTACGGAAAAAGGTGGCCTTGGCTATTCCACAGAACTTATTGGAACCATTTTTGGAACAGCAGGCGTTATCATGCTTTCTTTTGGGGGTATCTTGGGAGGTATCTTGATATCCAGGGACGGACTCAAAAAATGGATGTTCCCTATGGTTCTTTCTTTAAATCTCCCCAATATATTCTATGCTATATTGGCGGTTACAAAAACGACACACGTAGTTCCCGTTACCGCTACTGTTATGTTCGAAAAGTTTGGGTACGGATTTGGTTTTGCCGCTTTTCTGATGTACCTCATCTATATTGCAGAAGGTAAATCCAAAACCAGCCACTATGCCATTGCTACAGGTTTTATGGCCCTGGGTATGATGCTTCCGGGAATGATTAGTGGTTATGTGCAGCAATGGTTGGGCTATGACGGTTTTTTTATCTGGGTAGTAATTGCCGCATTGCCTTCCCTAATTTTATTAAAATATATTACCTACCCTGCGGAATTTGGTAAGAAAACCAACGATTAA
- a CDS encoding glycoside hydrolase family 10 protein: MPKKLFTVFLLIIASSCGIFKPNIPQPKKEFRGVWIATVVNIDWPKNGMDSVEKQKEDYLRILDFYKNLNYNAVIVQVRAAGDAFYNSDYAPWSRFLTGKEGENTKWEDDPLSWMIEQAHIRGLEFHAWLNPYRATFDLNTDILSPNHDYNMNPDWMVKYGTKYYYNPGLPQVQEKLTSIIKELTLTYEIDGIHFDDYFYPYTIKDEVFNDSITFYNCSQPQQSLADWRRSNVDTLIKKSYTAIKDIKPWVSFGVSPFGVWKNKSTDPRGSETQAGQTTYENLYADPLLWMEKGWLDYIAPQIYWSLDLPVASHKTIANWWAKNSENSYVYIGNGAYKVRNNSDQAWEKKKELPNQFKLARQTPEISGNILFSAKSLMDKNQDVVSYLGRKYYKWPALTPEVKNGYEEHLENVNIIGKEQSPDFVTLTLDHKNAIQYVLVYKSSKKNTSELKSKKLLDKIFVPTGSNQVQIPKLVLKRNDFAITFLDRYGRESQPTIIHLNQIPGYGRKR; encoded by the coding sequence ATGCCCAAAAAACTATTTACCGTTTTTCTTCTGATTATCGCTAGTTCCTGCGGAATCTTTAAGCCCAACATACCCCAACCAAAAAAGGAATTTCGCGGGGTGTGGATCGCCACCGTGGTGAATATTGATTGGCCAAAAAACGGAATGGATTCCGTTGAAAAACAGAAGGAAGACTACCTTAGAATTTTGGATTTTTATAAAAACTTAAATTACAATGCCGTCATTGTGCAAGTTCGTGCGGCGGGTGATGCTTTTTACAATTCGGATTACGCCCCATGGTCCCGATTTCTTACCGGAAAGGAAGGTGAAAATACCAAATGGGAGGATGATCCATTATCTTGGATGATTGAACAGGCTCACATAAGGGGTTTGGAATTTCACGCTTGGTTAAATCCCTACAGGGCCACCTTTGATTTAAATACCGATATTCTAAGTCCGAATCATGATTATAACATGAACCCAGATTGGATGGTCAAATATGGAACTAAATATTATTATAATCCCGGATTGCCTCAGGTACAGGAAAAACTGACTTCAATTATAAAGGAACTGACCCTCACATATGAAATTGATGGGATTCACTTTGATGACTATTTTTATCCCTATACCATTAAGGACGAAGTGTTTAATGACAGTATCACTTTTTACAACTGTTCCCAACCGCAGCAATCTTTGGCCGACTGGCGGCGTAGCAACGTGGACACCCTCATTAAAAAAAGTTATACCGCGATAAAGGATATCAAACCTTGGGTATCTTTTGGGGTGAGTCCGTTTGGCGTTTGGAAGAACAAGTCTACGGACCCACGGGGTTCCGAAACCCAGGCGGGTCAAACAACCTATGAAAACCTATATGCAGACCCCTTACTTTGGATGGAAAAAGGGTGGCTTGATTACATAGCTCCTCAAATTTATTGGAGTTTGGACCTTCCTGTGGCCTCCCATAAAACCATTGCGAATTGGTGGGCAAAAAATAGTGAAAACAGCTATGTATATATCGGGAATGGGGCTTACAAAGTCCGAAACAATAGTGATCAGGCGTGGGAGAAAAAGAAAGAATTACCCAACCAATTTAAGTTGGCACGGCAGACTCCAGAGATATCAGGGAATATTTTATTCAGTGCAAAATCCCTGATGGATAAAAATCAGGATGTGGTTTCCTATTTGGGAAGAAAGTATTACAAATGGCCGGCCTTAACGCCTGAAGTGAAAAATGGCTACGAGGAGCATTTGGAAAACGTCAACATTATCGGGAAAGAACAATCACCAGATTTTGTGACACTGACATTGGACCATAAAAATGCAATTCAGTATGTACTCGTGTATAAATCAAGTAAAAAAAATACATCGGAATTAAAAAGCAAAAAACTCTTGGACAAGATTTTTGTTCCTACCGGATCGAACCAAGTTCAAATACCAAAATTGGTTCTAAAAAGAAATGATTTTGCCATTACTTTTTTGGACCGATATGGACGAGAATCTCAACCAACAATCATACATTTAAATCAAATACCAGGGTATGGCAGAAAAAGATAA
- the acs gene encoding acetate--CoA ligase yields MSNYHIKHLEEYYQVYRKSVRNPEAFWEEIAEEHFVWRKRWDNVLSWDFTKPEIKWFEGAQLNITENCIDRHLPTRGNKTAILFEPNDPKEEAEHITYRQLHERVCKMANVLLEKGVKKGDRVCIYLPMIPELAISVLACARIGAIHSVVFAGFSSNALSTRINDSDCKLVITSDGSYRGSKTIDLKGIVDKALEACPGVENVLVAKRIHSEIEMVPNRDYWLQPLLDEAYSDNVAEIMNAEDPLFILYTSGSTGRPKGMVHTTAGYMVYSAYTFKNIFQYKENDVYWCTADIGWITGHSYIVYGPLANGATTVMFEGVPSYPDFGRFWEVVQKHKVTQFYTAPTAIRALAKENLDFVEKYDLSSLKVLGSVGEPINEEAWHWYNNNVGKKNSPIVDTWWQTETGGIMISPIPYVTPTTPTYATLPFIGIQPALMDENGQEIKGNQVDGRLCIKFPWPSIARTIWGNHDRYRDTYFSAYENMYFTGDGALRDAVGYYRITGRVDDVIIVSGHNLGTAPIEDSINEHPAVAESAIVGFPHDVKGNALYGYIILKETGESRDKNNLRKEINQQITEQIGPIAKLDKIQFVSGLPKTRSGKIMRRILRKIASNDTSNLGDTSTLLNPEIVQEIMDNAL; encoded by the coding sequence ATGAGTAACTATCACATCAAACATTTAGAGGAATATTATCAAGTTTATAGAAAATCCGTCCGTAATCCTGAGGCTTTTTGGGAAGAGATAGCCGAGGAGCATTTTGTATGGCGAAAACGATGGGATAACGTGCTGAGTTGGGATTTTACAAAACCCGAAATAAAATGGTTTGAAGGTGCCCAATTAAATATAACCGAAAACTGTATCGACCGTCATTTGCCCACACGGGGCAACAAAACGGCCATTCTTTTTGAACCCAACGACCCAAAAGAAGAAGCCGAACATATTACGTACAGACAGCTTCACGAACGTGTGTGCAAAATGGCCAATGTGCTCCTGGAAAAAGGCGTAAAAAAAGGGGACCGTGTCTGCATTTACCTGCCCATGATACCCGAATTGGCCATATCGGTATTAGCGTGTGCCCGTATCGGTGCTATCCATTCCGTAGTATTTGCAGGTTTTTCATCCAATGCCCTTTCAACAAGAATCAATGATTCTGATTGTAAACTGGTGATTACTTCGGATGGTTCTTATCGAGGTTCCAAGACCATCGATTTAAAGGGAATCGTGGACAAAGCCTTGGAAGCCTGCCCCGGTGTTGAAAACGTTCTTGTAGCCAAAAGGATACACAGTGAAATTGAAATGGTACCCAATAGAGATTATTGGTTACAACCTCTTTTGGACGAGGCCTACAGTGATAATGTGGCCGAAATCATGAATGCAGAGGACCCCTTATTTATTCTTTACACCTCCGGCTCAACAGGTAGACCAAAAGGGATGGTACATACCACCGCAGGTTATATGGTTTATTCGGCGTATACCTTCAAAAATATATTCCAATATAAAGAGAATGATGTGTACTGGTGTACGGCGGACATCGGTTGGATTACGGGACATTCCTATATCGTTTATGGACCGTTGGCCAATGGTGCTACAACCGTAATGTTTGAAGGGGTTCCCTCCTACCCTGATTTTGGTAGATTTTGGGAAGTGGTCCAAAAACATAAAGTAACCCAATTCTATACGGCTCCAACGGCCATTAGAGCACTTGCTAAGGAAAATCTCGATTTTGTTGAAAAATATGATTTATCGAGTCTTAAGGTTTTAGGTTCCGTGGGCGAACCGATTAATGAAGAAGCATGGCATTGGTACAATAACAACGTGGGCAAAAAGAATAGTCCGATTGTGGATACTTGGTGGCAAACGGAAACAGGAGGCATCATGATCAGCCCTATTCCTTATGTCACTCCTACAACCCCAACGTATGCAACGCTACCATTCATTGGAATTCAACCTGCTCTGATGGATGAAAATGGGCAGGAAATAAAAGGAAACCAGGTCGATGGAAGGTTGTGTATAAAATTTCCATGGCCTTCTATAGCAAGAACCATTTGGGGCAACCATGATCGCTATCGGGATACCTATTTTTCGGCCTATGAAAACATGTATTTTACGGGTGACGGTGCACTTCGAGATGCTGTGGGATACTACCGCATTACGGGAAGGGTGGATGATGTCATTATTGTTTCTGGACACAATTTGGGAACGGCACCTATAGAGGATTCCATAAATGAGCATCCGGCGGTTGCGGAATCCGCCATTGTTGGCTTCCCCCATGATGTTAAAGGAAATGCCCTCTACGGATATATAATCCTTAAGGAAACAGGTGAAAGTAGGGACAAGAACAACCTCAGAAAAGAAATCAACCAACAGATTACGGAACAAATAGGCCCTATAGCAAAACTGGATAAAATCCAATTTGTGTCCGGACTACCCAAAACACGAAGTGGCAAGATCATGCGAAGAATTCTGCGTAAAATCGCCAGTAATGACACCTCCAATCTTGGGGATACGAGTACGTTATTAAATCCGGAAATTGTTCAGGAAATTATGGATAACGCCCTTTAA
- a CDS encoding anhydro-N-acetylmuramic acid kinase, whose protein sequence is MKIYKVVGMMSGTSLDGLDLAYCHFWKKKDQWQFEIKASESISYAPKMQSDLKDAIHLSAEKLLQLHNEYGNWLGERAKDFIQEQNLEVNFIASHGHTSHHRPELGLTFQLGSGQHLANASEHTIICDFRSNDLALGGQGAPLVPIGDRLLFSEYDFCLNLGGISNISFELKGRRIAYDIGLANMILNYITRKIDLDYDENGTLARSGTINPMMLKKLNGLSYYLLPHPKSIGYEWFLEKVVPIVNETKDSTENLLHTAIHHICEKIAQQVALNTNKTNQKLFVTGGGALNAFLIETLEQKLDSKIEVVVPDKILIEFKEALVFAFMGVLRSEKEINVLKTVTGAKRDSSSGVIFLPN, encoded by the coding sequence ATGAAAATCTATAAAGTCGTTGGAATGATGTCCGGCACCTCATTGGATGGCCTGGACCTCGCGTACTGCCATTTCTGGAAAAAGAAAGACCAGTGGCAATTTGAGATAAAAGCATCGGAAAGTATTTCCTATGCCCCAAAGATGCAAAGCGACCTAAAGGACGCTATACATCTATCGGCTGAAAAACTGCTTCAGCTACATAATGAATATGGTAATTGGCTTGGGGAACGGGCAAAGGATTTCATTCAAGAACAGAACCTAGAAGTCAATTTTATCGCCAGTCATGGCCATACCTCCCATCATCGCCCCGAACTTGGACTTACCTTTCAACTGGGTTCCGGACAACATCTAGCAAATGCCTCTGAACATACAATTATTTGTGACTTTAGAAGTAATGACCTTGCCTTGGGAGGTCAAGGCGCACCCTTGGTACCCATTGGTGACCGTTTACTTTTTAGTGAATATGATTTCTGTCTGAATCTTGGTGGAATTAGCAACATTTCCTTTGAATTGAAAGGAAGAAGAATAGCCTATGACATCGGACTAGCCAATATGATATTGAATTATATTACAAGGAAAATTGATTTGGATTATGATGAAAATGGAACACTTGCCAGGTCGGGTACCATTAATCCAATGATGTTAAAAAAACTGAACGGACTATCCTATTACCTACTACCCCACCCTAAATCCATTGGGTACGAGTGGTTCTTGGAGAAGGTGGTGCCCATTGTAAATGAAACCAAGGATAGCACTGAAAATTTATTACACACGGCCATACATCACATATGTGAAAAAATTGCCCAGCAAGTGGCCTTAAATACCAATAAAACCAATCAAAAATTATTTGTCACCGGAGGAGGAGCCCTAAATGCTTTTCTTATTGAAACTTTAGAACAAAAATTGGATTCTAAAATTGAAGTGGTAGTTCCAGATAAAATATTGATAGAATTCAAGGAAGCACTCGTTTTTGCATTTATGGGAGTACTAAGGTCTGAAAAGGAAATCAATGTGCTCAAAACGGTGACAGGTGCTAAAAGGGATTCATCCAGCGGTGTGATTTTCTTACCCAATTAA
- a CDS encoding sodium:solute symporter family protein — MSVQIWTYLLVGITFALYIGIAIWSRAGSTRDFYVAGGGVSPLANGMATAADWMSAASFISMAGIIAFAGYDGSVYLMGWTGGYVLLALLLAPYLRKFGKFTVPDFIGDRYYSKTARIVAVICALIVSFTYVAGQMRGVGVVFSRFLEVDINTGVIIGMVIVLFYAVLGGMKGITYTQVAQYCVLIFAFMVPAIFISIQMTGNPIPQLGMGSTLSDGSGTYLLDKLDGLSTELGFNAYTNGSKSMADVFAITLALMVGTAGLPHVIVRFFTVKRVKNARKSAGLALLLIAILYTTAPAVSVFARTNMINTVSNKEYSSMPAWFTNWETTGLLTFNDKNKDGIIQYVADPEKNELTVDRDIMVLANPEIANLPAWVIALVAAGGLAAALSTAAGLLLVISSSVSHDLIKKVFKPNISDKGELWAARLAATVAVVIAGYFGINPPGFVAAVVALAFGLAAASFFPAIVLGIFYKKMNKEGAIAGMITGTLLMLFYMTKFKFDWFGGGTPEDWWFGISPEGFGSIAMVVNFIVSIVIMKFTPPPPENVQEIVEDIRIPSGAGEASGH, encoded by the coding sequence ATGAGCGTTCAAATATGGACCTATCTTCTTGTCGGAATCACCTTTGCATTATATATAGGCATTGCTATTTGGTCCCGTGCAGGTTCAACTAGGGATTTTTATGTGGCCGGAGGCGGGGTTTCACCTTTGGCCAACGGTATGGCAACGGCCGCTGATTGGATGTCGGCTGCCTCATTTATCTCCATGGCCGGCATCATTGCCTTTGCGGGATATGATGGTTCTGTTTATCTCATGGGATGGACTGGTGGATATGTACTTTTGGCGCTATTATTGGCTCCTTATCTTCGGAAATTTGGAAAGTTCACCGTACCTGATTTTATCGGAGATAGATATTATTCCAAAACCGCCAGAATTGTGGCCGTTATCTGCGCCCTCATAGTTTCATTTACCTATGTCGCCGGACAAATGCGAGGTGTTGGGGTGGTATTTTCACGTTTTTTGGAAGTCGACATCAATACCGGGGTCATCATAGGAATGGTCATCGTGCTTTTTTACGCGGTTTTGGGAGGGATGAAAGGTATAACCTATACCCAGGTAGCACAGTACTGTGTGCTTATTTTCGCCTTTATGGTGCCCGCCATATTTATTTCGATACAAATGACCGGAAACCCTATCCCACAATTAGGAATGGGTTCAACATTATCAGATGGTTCGGGAACGTACCTTTTGGATAAATTGGATGGTCTATCAACAGAGCTAGGCTTCAACGCTTACACGAACGGTTCCAAATCCATGGCCGATGTATTTGCCATCACATTGGCACTTATGGTGGGTACGGCGGGGTTGCCACACGTTATTGTGCGCTTCTTCACGGTAAAAAGAGTCAAGAATGCAAGAAAATCGGCCGGACTGGCCCTATTACTGATTGCAATACTCTACACTACCGCACCTGCAGTTTCCGTATTTGCAAGAACCAATATGATCAACACGGTTAGCAATAAGGAATACAGTTCCATGCCGGCATGGTTCACCAATTGGGAAACTACAGGTTTATTGACTTTTAACGACAAAAACAAGGATGGAATAATTCAATATGTAGCAGATCCAGAAAAAAATGAGTTGACCGTTGACAGAGATATCATGGTACTGGCCAATCCCGAAATAGCAAATCTGCCTGCATGGGTCATCGCTTTGGTCGCGGCAGGAGGTTTGGCCGCAGCCCTATCCACTGCCGCTGGTTTACTACTGGTCATCTCCTCTTCAGTATCCCATGACCTTATAAAAAAAGTATTTAAGCCCAATATCTCGGATAAAGGGGAACTTTGGGCCGCACGTCTTGCGGCAACAGTGGCCGTGGTCATTGCAGGATATTTTGGTATTAACCCGCCTGGATTTGTTGCGGCGGTGGTCGCTCTAGCCTTCGGATTAGCGGCAGCCTCCTTTTTTCCCGCTATTGTTCTGGGTATTTTTTATAAAAAAATGAATAAGGAAGGTGCCATCGCCGGAATGATTACGGGCACGCTGCTCATGTTATTCTATATGACCAAATTCAAGTTCGATTGGTTTGGTGGAGGTACACCAGAGGATTGGTGGTTTGGAATTTCGCCGGAAGGTTTTGGCAGTATCGCCATGGTCGTTAATTTTATAGTATCTATTGTAATTATGAAGTTTACGCCACCACCGCCTGAAAATGTACAGGAAATTGTGGAGGACATACGGATTCCAAGCGGAGCCGGAGAAGCCAGCGGTCATTAA
- a CDS encoding DUF4212 domain-containing protein — MSDKQKQATAYWKENVKYLFILLAIWFLVSYGAGILFKDALDSIKIGGFKLGFWFAQQGSIYVFVILIFVYVRLMNKLDKKYGYDE; from the coding sequence ATGTCCGACAAACAAAAGCAAGCTACCGCATATTGGAAAGAAAACGTCAAATATCTCTTCATTCTTTTGGCAATTTGGTTTCTGGTTTCCTATGGGGCGGGAATCCTCTTCAAGGATGCCTTGGATTCAATCAAAATAGGAGGTTTCAAGCTAGGTTTTTGGTTTGCGCAACAAGGTTCTATTTACGTTTTTGTTATACTAATATTCGTGTATGTCCGACTTATGAACAAATTGGACAAAAAATATGGGTATGATGAATAA